A window of Xiphophorus hellerii strain 12219 chromosome 7, Xiphophorus_hellerii-4.1, whole genome shotgun sequence contains these coding sequences:
- the LOC116723355 gene encoding kinesin heavy chain-like: protein MEVAECGVCGVKVMCRFRPLSDSERSRGDKYIPKFNGEDTVVLAGKPYVFDRVFPPNTEQIQVYDTCAKQIVKDVLGGYNGTIFAYGQTSSGKTHTMEGNLHDPHMMGIIPRISRDIFDHIYSMDENLEFHIKVSYFEIYLDKIRDLLDVSKTNLAVHEDKNRVPYVKGCTERFVSSPEEVMDVIDEGKANRHVAVTNMNEHSSRSHSIFLINIKQENVETEMKLSGKLYLVDLAGSEKVSKTGAEGSVLDEAKNINKSLSALGNVIAALSEGTKTHVPYRDSKMTRILQDSLGGNCRTTIIICCSPSVYNEAESKSTLMFGQRAKTIKNTVSVNLELTAEEWKKKYEKEKEKNRSLSIMIQKLENELKRWRKGESVPVEEQLSNRSKKISTETPAVIESLAPPTMPLLEEEKAQYETLITNLYQQLDDKDDEINLHSQTSEKLKQQLIEQDELLLSRNQDYERLQEELSRLQRDSDSAKEEVKEVLQALEELAVNYDHKSQEVESKTRCNEQLNEELAHKTAGLEAVQREVSTMQELSAHHKKRSAEILNLLIRDLSEIGSVLGTTELKAMAEMSGVMEEEFTTARLYISKMKSEVKSLVNRSKQLEVSLTENTGKMEVNEKELSTCQLLVSQLQAKLESLSADLQRMEQKKRQLEESQDALMEEIAKLHAQGQMHELTVMDKEKEHMSRLKDAVEMKRTLEEQMENHREVHQKQLSRLRDEIEQKQRDNDLLKDVNQALQLENRKLQSDFDKLRAEDQNKEQRLQKLQFLNEKREQAKEDLKGLEETVTKELQTLTNLRIQFIQDITSRVKNSSENDNDEAGGSLAQRQRIIFLENNLEQLSRVHKQLVRDNADLRCELPKLDRRLRATAERVRVLETALKNAKESALRDRKRYQQEVDRIKEAVRSKNISRRGHSAQIAKPIRAGHQYHHSSSSPSIKPTIRGGGVASSPRHHSSRHQAAQQQQQLQYPQ from the exons TGCTAAACAGATCGTCAAAG ATGTGTTGGGAGGATACAATGGAACCATCTTTGCTTACGGTCAGACGTCGTCAGGAAAGACTCACACCATGGAG gGGAACCTACACGACCCCCATATGATGGGGATCATCCCCAGGATCTCCAGAGACATCTTTGACCACATCTACTCCATGGACGAGAACCTGGAGTTCCACATCAAG GTCTCCTACTTTGAGATCTATCTGGATAAAATCAGAGACTTGCTGGACG TGTCAAAAACCAACCTGGCTGTTCATGAGGATAAAAACAGGGTTCCCTATGTCAAG GGTTGCACTGAGCGTTTTGTGTCGAGTCCTGAGGAGGTGATGGACGTGATCGATGAAGGAAAAGCTAACAGACACGTCGCTGTCACCA ACATGAATGAGCACAGTTCTCGCAGCCACAGCATTTTCCTGATCAACATCAAGCAGGAGAACGTGGAGACGGAGATGAAACTGTCTGGGAAGCTTTATCTGGTCGACTTGGCAGGCAGCGAGAAG GTCAGTAAAACTGGAGCTGAAGGTTCTGTGTTGGATGAAGCGAAGAACATCAACAAGTCTCTGTCTGCTCTTGGGAACGTCATCGCCGCACTCAGTGAAGGAACG AAAACCCACGTCCCATACCGAGACAGCAAGATGACCAGGATTCTTCAGGACTCTCTGGGAGGAAACTGTCGGACCACCATCATCATCTGCTGCTCTCCGTCTGTTTACAACGAGGCTGAGAGCAAGTCCACCCTCATGTTCGGTCAGAG GGCTAAAACCATAAAGAACACGGTTTCTGTCAACCTTGAGCTGACTGCCGaggagtggaagaaaaagtacgagaaggagaaagaaaagaacagaagtCTGAGCATCATGATCCAAAAACTGGAGAATGAGCTGAAGCGCTGGAGGAAAG GTGAGTCTGTACctgtggaggagcagctgagCAACAGAAGCAAGAAGATCAGCACTGAGACGCCAGCAGTGATCGAGAGCTTAGCCCCGCCCACCATGCCTCtgttggaggaggagaaggcGCAGTACGAGACGCTCATCACCAACCTCTACCAGCAGCTGGACGACAAG GACGATGAGATCAACCTGCACAGTCAGACGTCTGAGAAGCTCAAGCAGCAGCTGATAGAGCAGGATGAG ctgctgctgtccaGGAACCAGGACTACGAGCGTCTGCAGGAGGAGCTGAGCCGGCTGCAGAGGGACAGCGATTCAGCCAaagaggaggtgaaggaggtgCTGCAGGCGCTGGAGGAGCTGGCCGTCAACTATGACCACAAGAGCCAGGAGGTGGAGAGCAAGACGCGCTGCAACGAGCAGCTGAACGAGGAGCTGGCACACAAAACG GCGGGTCTGGAGGCCGTTCAGAGGGAGGTGTCCACCATGCAGGAGCTCAGCGCTCACCACAAGAAGAGATCTGCAGAGATCCTCAATCTGCTGATCAGAGACCTCAGTGAGATCGGCAGCGTCCTCGGAACCACAGAGCTCAAAGCT atGGCTGAGATGAGCGGCGTGATGGAGGAGGAGTTCACCACGGCTCGTCTCTACATCAGCAAGATGAAGTCTGAGGTCAAGTCTCTGGTGAACCGCAGCAAACAGCTGGAGGTCAGCCTGACGGAGAACACCGGCAAGATGGAGGTCAACGAGAAGGAGCTGAGCACCTGCCAGCTGCTCGTCTCTCAG cttcAGGCCAAGTTGGAATCCCTGTCTGCCGACCTGCAGAGGATGGAGCAGAAGAAGAGGCAGCTGGAGGAGAGTCAGGATGCTCTGATGGAGGAGATTGCTAAGCTACACGCTCAGG gtCAGATGCATGAGCTGACGGTGATGGACAAAGAGAAAGAACACATGAGCAGACTAAAGGATGCTGTGGAGATGAAG AGAACGTTGGAGGAACAGATGGAGAACCACAGGGAGGTTCATCAGAAACAGCTGAGCCGACTCCGCGATGAGATCGAGCAGAAGCAGAGAGACAACGACCTGCTCAAAGA TGTGAATCAGGCCCTGCAGCTGGAGAACAGAAAACTTCAGTCTGACTTTGACAAGCTCAGAGCCGAGGACCAAAACAAGGAGCAAAGACTCCAGAAACTGCA gtTTCTGAATGAGAAGAGAGAACAAGCCAAGGAGGATCTGAAGGGCTTGGAGGAAACTGTG ACCAAAGAGCTGCAGACTCTGACCAACCTTCGGATCCAGTTCATACAAGACATCACGTCTCGAGTCAAGAAC AGCTCAGAGAACGACAACGACGAGGCCGGAGGCAGTTTGGCTCAGAGACAGAGGATCATCTTCTTAGAGAACAACCTGGAGCAGCTCAGCAGAGTCCACAAACAG CTGGTGCGGGATAACGCAGACCTGCGCTGCGAGCTGCCCAAGCTGGACCGGCGGCTGCGTGCCACCGCAGAGCGAGTCAGAGTGCTGGAAACGGCCCTGAAGAACGCCAAGGAGTCGGCTCTGAGGGACCGCAAACGGTACCAGCAGGAGGTGGACCGGATCAAAGAGGCCGTCCGGTCCAAGAACATCTCCAGGAGGGGGCACTCTGCTCAGATTG CCAAGCCAATCAGAGCCGGGCACCAGTACCATCACTCATCCTCCTCCCCATCTATTAAGCCGACCATCAGAGGAGGGGGCGTGGCCTCCAGCCCTCGCCATCACTCCTCCCGACATCAAGCAGctcaacagcaacaacagcttCAGTACCCACAGTGA